In Lewinellaceae bacterium, the genomic stretch TGAGCAGGAGCTCGTTCTGAGCATTGCGCTGATCCAGCTTTTGGTTGGTATGGGTGAGATCCAGGTTGAGGGTCAACAGTTGCCGATTCTTTTTCCGGTTGTTTCGGTAGGCGATAAAGCCCACCAGAAGTAATCCTAATAAAGAGACCACTACACCGTAACTGAGGTATTGCACTTTGGACTGTTGTTCGATCCTGGCCTGCTGGGTATGGATGGTTTCCTCTTTCTGCTCGGTGTCGTACTTGATGCGAAGCTCTTTTTTTACGGCCGCCAGCTCTTCGGTGAGCCGGTCTTTTTGGGTGGCCTGGCCCTGCTGTAGGTAATGGAATGCCGAATCTGGTTGGTTTGTTTTTTCATAGCATTCGGCGAGCCAAAACTGGTTGTCTTCGATGAGTTTCCATTCTTCGATGTTCTTGCTCTGATGGTGATGCAAACAATCTTTGATGTAAGGAATGGCATCGGCATATTTCCCTTGGAGACGGAGTACATTGCCGATGTATCCCTTCCACCCGTCTGCATCGGATTCGTCAGGCAGGAGGTTTTTCATAACCCGGTAGGAATAAGTGAAATCTTCCAACGCTTTGTCGTATTCCTTCAGTGCCACGTAAACTTCGCCGCGCCATACCCGCACATTGGCCATGTGGATATTTTCTCCTTCACCATATTTCCGGGAGATGATATCCACTACCTGTTGGGCTTTCTCCAGCGCCAATTCCGGTTTGCCTACTTCAGGGTAGGTTTTGATCAGGCCTAACAGCGGTTCGATCAGTTCATCTTCATCCTTATAATTGGCTTCAAACAATTCCATGGACTTTTCACCGTACACCAGGGCCTGGTTGTAATCCTGGGTCTCACGAAATAAAAAATTTAAACTGGCATAGGCGCTTCCCAGATTAAGTGGTTGATTAAGGGATTCATAAATCCGGACGACATTAAAGAGGTACTGTTCTGCTTCCGGATATCTTCCCATGCTTACCAGATCTTTTCCGACCCGGTCCTCCGCTTTGGCTATGGAAGATTGGTCATCGGTCATTCTTAGATATTCCAATGTTTTCAGGTCGTGGTAATAGACGGAATCGGGATTGTTGGAGGTCACACTGTAATAGTGCCAATCGGCAATGATGTTATGCGCCTGGGCGATTTTCTCCGGATTTCCGTCATACAGGGCTCGAGCCAGGGCAAAGTAAGCCTTTTGATAGGTTTGTTCGTAGGTGTGCGTGCTGCTGAGGTTTGAAACTTCCTTCTTCAAGATCGCAAACAGGCTATCCAGGGCGTTTACCGGGGTAGGATCCGGTTGGGCAGCCAGATTAATATTGATCAACATGAAAAGGAATACCTGCCATTGCTTCATTCAGACGGATTTGATGCGCTGTAAAAACGGTTTGAGAAAAGCCTGGCTGATGGTCAGGGAATGACTTCCGAGACGAACCACCTGATTGTCTATTTCATCCACGTGTTTTAGATTCACGATGTAGGAGCGGTGAATGCGCTGGAACAAATCCGGCGGAAGTTCTCCTTCCAGACTTTTCATGGGCATGGATAACAGGTATTCTTTGGATTCGGTGATAATACGGCAGTAATTGCGTTCAGCTTTGATGTACAGCACATGATCAAACAGAATACGTACTCTCTTTTCACCATCGTAAACGAAAAACCGATCGGAAAGAGGTTGATTGGAGGAAGGAATATCATCAAAATGGGATGATTCGGATTGGGATTCACCGGAAAGCAAATTTAAGGTCAGCTCCAATGCACGTTTCAAATCCTGCTTGCCGAAGGGTTTGGCCAAAAAAGCGTAGGGCCTGGCCTTTTTAGCTTCTTCAAACGTTGCATCATCGGTATTAGCTGTTAAAAAAACGACAGGAATCTGGTGTTGCTCATTCAGGATTACACCTAATGCAATGCCATCCATCGCTCCTTTGAGCCTGATGTCCAGCAGGGCAATGTCCGGTACATTATCCTTGACGTGCAGCAACGCTTCCTCTGCCCGTGGGATAACACCGGTCACCTCATAACCGAGCTCTGTCAGGTAGATGGAGATCTTTGCTCCAATGATCATTTCATCCTCAACAACCAGTATCTTCATAGGACCTCTTCCGCTGCTATTCAATTCCTGCCTTCGTACAAACTAGTTCTCGCCAAAATAAGTTTTTGGAATTAAATCCTTCGGTCAATTGATAACATTCTTCGGTCAAAAGAAGTTGCTGCCCGGACATTCGATCCATACCTCCTTATTCAGGCTTCTTATTTTGAAATACATTTTTTTATCAATGAAGCCAATAATAGCCGGTTTGTGCGCACTCATGCTGATCGCATTTTCCTGTCAGAATGCAGATCATGAAGCACTCAAGGCATTTGAGGACGCGCAGCATCAGCTGGATGCCAATCTGCAGATGTATGAGCGTGTGTGGGACGATATCGTCAATAAAAGACAAATCGATCAGATTAATGAGGAGCATTTTGACAAACAGGTCATCCTGGTCACCAGTCCGGAGAATATAGAAGGTGTGGATGGGTTTAAAGCGTATTATAACAACTATCTAACCGGATTTTCAGATGTCACCTTCACCATTCTGGACGCTTTCGGGCAGGGTGATAAAATCGTCAAACATTGGAGATTTCAGGGAAAGCATACCGGAGAATTCTTTGGTATCCCACCAACCGGGAAGAAGGTCGATATTGAGGGTGTTACGCTTGTGAAAATGAAAAATGGTAAGATCGCTCAGGAGCAGGACTTCCTGGACAATCTGGTCTTTTACCAACAACTCGGTCTGTCCGAGTAATGGTTGGATTTGGAAAATATCATTTGGCAGGCGAGTGATGCAAACTGAAAGAGAGGCATTCTACTAGGCAGCAATATTGTAAGGTTGCCGCATAACCCCAAAAAAACCAAATAGCCTGGATAACAGTAATTACGTGTTGCTCGCCTTTTTTCTATTGACAGCACCGATCATTAGGTTCATGCCTCCCGGAAAACTGTGGAACTACTGCCATCCAGTGCAGCCTTCGGACCAGTTTTTTGAACTCAATTCACGCCGTTTCTTTCCCGGATTATATCTGGTAACCCTGCAAAATGACCAGGGTCGGACACCGAATAGCGAATAGCATTATTTGGTGTGGCACAGCTCATTCGATCAACCAATTAATTCGTTCGGTCAACAAAAATCTTAACCGGATCAACCGCCTAATTTTCATCGGTGCCCCGGAGTATTTTTGAAATTGATTATAAAATCAATTGAGGTCTATGGTAACGACGAGAATTAAGGATAACCATCCGGCAACAACCGTCAAGGTGGTCTTTTTAATGCTGGGATGGATTTTATTTATCCTAACCCCGGGATGGTGTCAGACCCAAATCGAAGTTTGGCCGGGGGGCCAAATCGTAACCATATCCGGCTTGCCCGCTGCGCCATGTGGAGAAACTATTTTTAAAGCATCTCTGGTAAATGTGGAGGATGAGCATACCAATGATAAACCAACCGAAGTCTCCAAGTTGAATGCCATGGTTGCTGCTACGCTGGCAGAAGTCCCGCAGGGAAACCGCATTCGGCTGCAGAATAATAAGCATTATGAAATGCAATTTAAATCACAGGGGTTATCTCCTTTGCCATGGAATACGGGAAACGACACGGTGCCCTATTATTTTCCGGTATATCATGGAATGGAAAGTGAAGGCCTATCCTCGGATAGCATTGGGAGCCTCTTGCCAGTCAGGAATGAGCCGGGTGAAACGGAGAGCATTTGGAAAGCGGATGTATTTTTTCCAAATGGAACCACAGATGGATATGTGGTCATCTCATTCAGGTTGGCGTTTTTATATGGTCCTATTGCATACAATGTTGTGATTCCTTTTGTAGTAGAAGGGCCGACGGAAGTAGATGTGCCTGTGCCCATATTGGACACGATCGTGGAACCTCAGATGCCTTATCTGGTCCTGCATGCACCACCCGGTGATGGCAGTAGCAGCGAATTTCAAACGAGTAAAACCATTTGCCGGAATTTGCAAACCGATATTACCAGTTCAGAGGCACATGCTGCAAATCTTGCGGTTAAATTGGGTATTGCCGGACAAGCGGGCTTGTTTGTAACCACCTCCTTTGAATTTTCGGTTACCTTTTCCGCCGGACTGGAAGCCGGAGACCTGATGTATACCACCTCATCCAATCAAACGTGCATTACCGTCAGTGAAGGGTTTGCCACCTCGGAACTGGTCGATGATCAGGGTGGTGGAGATGTATTCATCGGTTATGGACAAGATTTGGCCTTAGGTGTTTATCCACTGATCCAGTTTGATGAGGCCACCTGTACAGCCATTAAAACCAAGGGTTTAGTTTATGCTCCGGTGGGTAAGCCGAGGCATTTCATCCTCACTAAAAGAGGGATAGAGGACAACATTGTTGAGCTGGAGGGGATGTTAAAAGACTCGGCTCAGCTGGAACCCAGACAGAGCAATACGATCCTGAACCAGATGAACGTATGGAAGCAGGTCCTCGCTTTGAATCTGGAGAACATCAACGACCCGGACAATGAAGTTCTGGAATCGAATCTGACCCTTACTTCCGGTGCCAAATTAGAGCGTCAGCAGAGTGTTCAGACGACCCAGACCAGGTCCATTAAATATGAACAATACATTGACGCCAAAGTCGGAATACAAGCAGTGGTCGAAGTAGCTGGTTCCGGAGTGTCGGGAGGATATGAATTCAAGGCTTCAAAAAGATATGGCGCCTCACAAAATCAAACCCAGGATGAATCAAAACTGGTCAAGTACACGCTAAGTGATGACGATCCGGGTGATAGATATAATCTTAACATTGTCCGGGATCCTATGTTTGGTACACCGATTTTCCGGATAGTGAATGGTACCCGGAGCAGTTGCCCCTATCAGGCTGGCTACCAGCGGGATCAACCCGATCTGGTCTTTGCAGATGGAAAAGATACTATGACCATTTCCAATATTGCTACAGGCACTAAACCAACCTTTAAGATTAAGATCTGTAACAACAGCGATGAACCACGGACGTATTACCTGAAAGGAAATCCGGCAACCAACCTGAACGGTGCAATTGTGGAAGGATTTGGAAATAATTTATTTAACACCAATGACAATGGAGTTGATTTTACCGTGCCTGCCCAGGGATGTCTCGATGATGCCACGCTTTCTATAACACAAGCCAATAGAGAGGTTTACGATTACAACAATATCGAACTGTACCTGTACAGTTTGTGTCAGCCGGATAACGCACCGATTGCCTCGAGCATCTTCCTGAATGTCCACTATGTGCCGACTACCGGAGTAAATGACCTGGCTGCAGCGGGTGTTGGTTTAAATGTCATTCCCAATCCCAATCAAGGAGATTTTACGATTGCATTGGAAGGATTCCATGAAAATGGTTGGTTATCCATCTCGGATCTCAATGGCCGGACCGTTTATCGGCGTCAGGTGCAACCTTCCGATACAAATTTCGAACTCAATGCACACCAATTTTTTCCCGGAATGTACTTCGTAACACTGCAAAATGACAGAGGTAGAATCATCCGTAAACTGGTCGTAGAGTAGGAATAACCGGATTAAATCGCGGAAGGAGATACATAGCCCCAATCAGACCGGAAATTATCCATCAGCATTAGAGTTCGGTTGAGCACAGGAGCGGAAAAGATCATAAATTATCCTTCGCTCTTCGCACCTATTATCCTTTACCGGATTATTCCTTCACCTTCTTTTCAACTACATTGAGCACGTCCAGGTTTCCGTCGTTGCGATGGACAACGGCAATGGCGTGTACCTGGTCCAGGTCCCAATCTGCAGGTATGCCATAGGAATAGGTTTTGAACAGCTGTTCTCCGGTGATCAAATCACTTGACAGGGACTCGCCGGAAACAGGTGTAAGGATCTTGCGCAATACATGGTGATGCACGTAATCCAGCTCGACGCCTGACAGGGTGTTTTGCGGGTCGGTGATGTTGTCTTCGGTAAGCATGACGGTCAGGTAGAGCGGATTACTGACCGGAGCCAGCCCAGTCATCTGAACATCGATGGTGATGTTTCGGCTATCGTCAACGGCTGTGGCCATGTCCAGGGCTATTTGTGGTTCTAGATCCAGCGATTCCTGGATATGGGATGCCCAGTCAGCCTGGCCGAGGATGCGATTGGATTGTCCCTCAAAGTTCATCCGGTTTACCGTGGCTGATGGATAGGCAACCGGCGCTCCGAGCAAATTCTGCAGGGCTTCCGTCTCATCGGTTTTAAATTGGTACTGACTTTCCGGATACTGCCGGGCAAAAAATCCCGCATGGATAGATACGATCACCAGGCGATCCCCATAGATCTGCTGCAATTGCTGGAGGAAGGCAGACCCTCCGGGGCAATTGACGCAGTAAACGCCTGTGAATTCCTCCACCAATACCCGCTGTTCACCCTCCTGACTGCCCTGACCCGGTCCGCCTATGATCGGAGGGATCTCGGTGCAGGCGAGGGGTAACAGGATCATCACCCACAGCAGTCGTATGTGTTTCAGAATGTTGCCCATAAGTTGATTCGAAATCCATTAAATGCCGGTTCATACCGGCAGATGCCGCCGGAGCATACGACCCCTTCTACCTGTCGCACGTAACTCAGCATCAACCGCTGACCATTTTGCTGAAAGGAGGTACTCAGGGCATAATAATTCTCTCCGGCCGTGCCATCCGGCTTGCGGTAATTGTACATGTTCGACGCGGAAAAAAGCCACTTCGGTGCAATCCCGTATTCGGCGAGCCCGTAGACCCAGGAACCATAGCCATGCTGGCTGTACTGATATTGCGCCTCGAAGCGCCAGGAATGGGTGTCATCGGTCTGTTTGAAAATTTCCGCAAAAGCGGTATAGGCCTTGACCATGGGTTCTCCCGGCTTGCCTTCGTAGCGGTCTTTATTGTATTGCTGGTGCTGAACGCCCAGCGTAAGGTGCCGGGTGAGGTCCTGAAATTGCAGTTCACTGAAGATCTCCCGGTACATTTTGGTGCCGTCCGGCAGGTCGATGAGTGATCCCTGCAGACTCCATCGCCACGGATCGGACCAGGACCAGAATACCTCTCCCTGCATGGCATCCTCTCCGGCCTCCTGGGTGGCAGCCACATATAGCGTAGTCAGGCGGTACGTATTCTGCCGGGTCATCGGGGGGAGGTAGTTGATCATACCCTGGTTCAACGTCGCATTGGGTGCGGTACGAAAACTAAAGAACCGGGTTTGTTTGTATTCCAGGGAAAAACCCAGGCCGGCATTGCCATAATTGAGCGAGCTATACCATACATGCCCTGGTTTTTGGATGAAAAAGGGGGCCGGTACTTCATCACCGGCAGCATTCCGGTATGTTCCGGTGGATTCGATCTGTACGTCCCTTGTTTTGTAGGCCAGCTCGGTGAAAACACTCCAGTTTCCAAATCCCAGGCTGTGATAGGTGGATAGGCCGTAAGCATTGTATTTCGGCACGAATTGATAATCTGCGTCGTAGGTGTTCAGATTGGCGACCAGGCTGTTCATCTGTACATCAGCCAGGGTTTTATTGACGATGGCCAATCCCGGCGACCAGGACCATTTTTCGCCGGATTGATAGCCCTCCAGGGCCAGTCCCTTCAGATTGGATTCGTACAGGTCAAAGCGGTTTTTCTGTCTCCCGGTGAAAGCCTTTACCCTCCAGTCCTGGGGCAGATCAGCGGTGAGGTGAATGCCGGCGAGGGCATTATCAATGCCGAGGGTACGATCTTCATAAGCGCGGAAGAGGATCCCGGAGCCGATCTGGTCGTAAATGTATCCGGCCTGAATGTCCAGAAAATCGATCTTCTTGCGGACATACCAGCGACCAATACCCTGTCCGGAGTAGGACCCTTGCGGGTCAAAGAGATTGGAATTCTGGAACCAGTCCATGCGTAGGACAAATTGAAATCCCCAGTTGGAATAATTCAGCGCCAGCCAGGATTCGGCACCATAAAGCTGGCGATCGTACTGGGGCGTGCCGGTTGCGCCGATGGCCGAATCACGGATGAAAAACTGAGCTCGTGTTACCAGGCTACCATTCAACTGTCCCTGACCATATCCATTGGTAATGAAGAAGACAAATAGGATGAAAACAGGAAAAGGGTGCCTTGCATTTAGTGTCATGCGCTTACCTTAGAGGAAGTTAATGCGAAGTTAAACACTCCAAAGCGGAAATGAAACCGTATTATCTTGCATTGTCTTTAAGCAAACAAAATAGACTGATGAAGCAGATTCTGATCCTTGTCGCCACATTATTTATCTCGGCTGCTGTAAGTGCCCAAAGGCCTATGCCTACCGCAGAAGTGGGTACGTTGGACGGCAAGAAAGTCAACTTGCAGGAATATACGACCAACGGCAAGATCAAGGTCATCAGTTTTTGGGCTACCTGGTGCGGACCCTGTAAGATCGAACTCGATGCCATGAAAGGGCATTTTTCGGAATGGAAGGACAAGTACGATATTGACTTCATCGCCATCTCCGTCGATGATGCCCGCAACATTGCCCGCATCAAACCACTCGTAGCTCAAAAAGGCTGGCCGTTCACTGTTCTGCTGGACAGCAACCAGGAACTGATGCGTACCCTGAACATCTACAGCATTCCTCAGACCTTTCTGGTCGACCAAAAGGGAAACATTGTGCATCAATACAACGGATATGTGCCCGGCTCAGAAAAAGACCTGGGCGACCGGATCAGCAAGCTGGCGGAGAAATAGTTATTTCCTGGAAATTTCTGCTGCCTCGGCCAGCCACCGCATCGCTCTGCGGTTAACTTCCAGGCTGGTTAAAGACCCGGATGGGTCGATGTGATCCCGGATGACCTCACCAAAGTAACGGAACGGATCGTTTTCAGTTGTCGGGAGTGGTTCAACATTTATCGTTTCTACCGGACCATCACCCATTCTCACTTTCATTTCAAGGGTACGATCCAGCCAGATGGTTCCTTTTTCTCCATAGATCACCACATCTTTCCGGCCAAAGGGCCAATTCCAGGAAGCCTGGATGATGACCTCAGCAGTAGGAAAATCCAGGATAATGGTAGCATCATCATCGACGTTGGGATAGATCTCCGGTTTGAATTGTTTGGATACGGCCAGGATCTGTTCCGGTTCTTCACCGGGCAACAACCAGGCTGCGATATCAGTCCCGTAGCAACCGAAGTCGGTGATGGCGCCGCCTCCGTTGAGGACCGGGTCCGTCAGCCAATCCAGGAAGGCCTGGCTGCAACCGATTTCTTTAGGCCCCTGATGGCCCATGTTAATGACCATGCGACGTATGGCTCCGATCTTGCCGGCGTCGATCCATTCCTTCGCGGCGTGTAATGCCGGATACCAGGTCGTCTCGTAGTTGACCAGCAGTGGGATGTTGTATTTCGTGGCCAGGGAATCCATGCGTTTGGCAGCTAGTGCATTGGCAGCCAGTGGTTTTTCTACCATCACCGGGATGTGGGCTGGTGCACAAACCTCCACGACTTTCAGATGATCCGCGATGGATCCGAACGCACAGACGCCTTCGGGGTGCGTCCTGGAGATCAGCTGTTCCAGATTATCAAAGACCGGTATTCCGGCTATATCATAGCGCTTGGCCAGGTCTGCAATGCGGTTTTTGTCGGCCTCTACAATTCCAACGATCTTAAAATCACCGTCTTTCATACGATTTAGAATGCCGTGGACGTGATCGTGGGTCATCCCAGCTATGGCCAACCGGGTTTGGGAGAACCCTTCGATGGACAATAGCAAGAAAATTGCGATGGAAAAAAATTGATGTGCTTTCATATAATAAAGGTAAGAAGAAGGAGAGGTAAAAGAAGGATCAGAGGTAGAAGAAGTAGAAGAGGTAAAAGAAGTAAAAGAGGTAGCAGAAGTGGCTGAAAGCATAGGGCATGGAGTCGTAAACACGTGAGTACCTAAAGACAAGAACACGTTTTTAAAACAGAACACCCGCTCCCTGGTTAGAGAGCGGGTGTATCAAAACAAAACGAAAAACCAACTATACTATCTTGTGATCCCGCGGATCTAAAACTTTGCTTTTAATCGTACATCGAGGGATTTAACCTCCCCTTCGCGCCATACTTTAACGTTAATGACGTCTCCAGACTTGGCCTTATCTAAGAAACCCTTTAAATCGTCAAAAGATTTCATTTTTTGTCCTTCTACTTCTACAATCACATCATTTGGCAGGATTCCTGCATACTGTGCGGAACTCCTGTCCTCTACCTGCTCGACCAATAATCCGCTGCTGACACCCAGCGATAACTCCTGTGCAATCTCGTCATTGACCTCGTACATACTGACACCAAGGCTGACGCGTGCCACATTGCCATTCTTGATAAGCCCGGCAGCTACCTTTTGCATCAGATTGGAAGGAATGGCGAATGAGTATCCGACATAAGACCCGGTCTGAGAATAAATAGCCGTATTGATCCCGATCAAATTGCCGTCGGCATCAACCAGGGCGCCGCCACTGTTGCCCGGGTTAACCGCCGCATCGGTCTGTATGAATTCTTCGATGGTGCGGCCATTTTCATCGCCCTGCAGGATGTCAATATCGCGACCTTTGGCGCTGATGATCCCGGCAGTTACGGTGGAACGCAATTTATCGTAAGGGTTTCCGATCGCCAGCACCCAGTCACCTACCTGCGCTTCGTCAGAATTACCAACCATAGGTACTGGAAGGTTTTGAGCATCGATGCGGATAACCGCCAGGTCGGTGCTGGGATCTTTACCGATCACCTGGGCTTTGTATTTTTTATCGTTGAATAAGGTCACGTCGATGATGTCGTAATCGTCCACCACATGATTGTTGGTGACAATGTATCCGTCTGGTGAAATGATCACCCCACTACCGGTGCCGGGAGGAATATTGAATCCGCCAAAGGGAAACGAAAACAAGCTGCCCATGTCATCATCCATAAAATTGCGGAAAAACTGATTCATTGGATTGTTGTCGTTTTGTTGCTTACGCTTCTCATTGACGAGTTGATC encodes the following:
- a CDS encoding TlpA family protein disulfide reductase, with protein sequence MKQILILVATLFISAAVSAQRPMPTAEVGTLDGKKVNLQEYTTNGKIKVISFWATWCGPCKIELDAMKGHFSEWKDKYDIDFIAISVDDARNIARIKPLVAQKGWPFTVLLDSNQELMRTLNIYSIPQTFLVDQKGNIVHQYNGYVPGSEKDLGDRISKLAEK
- a CDS encoding T9SS type A sorting domain-containing protein, which gives rise to MVTTRIKDNHPATTVKVVFLMLGWILFILTPGWCQTQIEVWPGGQIVTISGLPAAPCGETIFKASLVNVEDEHTNDKPTEVSKLNAMVAATLAEVPQGNRIRLQNNKHYEMQFKSQGLSPLPWNTGNDTVPYYFPVYHGMESEGLSSDSIGSLLPVRNEPGETESIWKADVFFPNGTTDGYVVISFRLAFLYGPIAYNVVIPFVVEGPTEVDVPVPILDTIVEPQMPYLVLHAPPGDGSSSEFQTSKTICRNLQTDITSSEAHAANLAVKLGIAGQAGLFVTTSFEFSVTFSAGLEAGDLMYTTSSNQTCITVSEGFATSELVDDQGGGDVFIGYGQDLALGVYPLIQFDEATCTAIKTKGLVYAPVGKPRHFILTKRGIEDNIVELEGMLKDSAQLEPRQSNTILNQMNVWKQVLALNLENINDPDNEVLESNLTLTSGAKLERQQSVQTTQTRSIKYEQYIDAKVGIQAVVEVAGSGVSGGYEFKASKRYGASQNQTQDESKLVKYTLSDDDPGDRYNLNIVRDPMFGTPIFRIVNGTRSSCPYQAGYQRDQPDLVFADGKDTMTISNIATGTKPTFKIKICNNSDEPRTYYLKGNPATNLNGAIVEGFGNNLFNTNDNGVDFTVPAQGCLDDATLSITQANREVYDYNNIELYLYSLCQPDNAPIASSIFLNVHYVPTTGVNDLAAAGVGLNVIPNPNQGDFTIALEGFHENGWLSISDLNGRTVYRRQVQPSDTNFELNAHQFFPGMYFVTLQNDRGRIIRKLVVE
- a CDS encoding ester cyclase, with the protein product MKPIIAGLCALMLIAFSCQNADHEALKAFEDAQHQLDANLQMYERVWDDIVNKRQIDQINEEHFDKQVILVTSPENIEGVDGFKAYYNNYLTGFSDVTFTILDAFGQGDKIVKHWRFQGKHTGEFFGIPPTGKKVDIEGVTLVKMKNGKIAQEQDFLDNLVFYQQLGLSE
- a CDS encoding Gfo/Idh/MocA family oxidoreductase, producing MKAHQFFSIAIFLLLSIEGFSQTRLAIAGMTHDHVHGILNRMKDGDFKIVGIVEADKNRIADLAKRYDIAGIPVFDNLEQLISRTHPEGVCAFGSIADHLKVVEVCAPAHIPVMVEKPLAANALAAKRMDSLATKYNIPLLVNYETTWYPALHAAKEWIDAGKIGAIRRMVINMGHQGPKEIGCSQAFLDWLTDPVLNGGGAITDFGCYGTDIAAWLLPGEEPEQILAVSKQFKPEIYPNVDDDATIILDFPTAEVIIQASWNWPFGRKDVVIYGEKGTIWLDRTLEMKVRMGDGPVETINVEPLPTTENDPFRYFGEVIRDHIDPSGSLTSLEVNRRAMRWLAEAAEISRK
- a CDS encoding Omp28-related outer membrane protein, producing MGNILKHIRLLWVMILLPLACTEIPPIIGGPGQGSQEGEQRVLVEEFTGVYCVNCPGGSAFLQQLQQIYGDRLVIVSIHAGFFARQYPESQYQFKTDETEALQNLLGAPVAYPSATVNRMNFEGQSNRILGQADWASHIQESLDLEPQIALDMATAVDDSRNITIDVQMTGLAPVSNPLYLTVMLTEDNITDPQNTLSGVELDYVHHHVLRKILTPVSGESLSSDLITGEQLFKTYSYGIPADWDLDQVHAIAVVHRNDGNLDVLNVVEKKVKE
- a CDS encoding trypsin-like peptidase domain-containing protein, whose amino-acid sequence is MRKWLQSLMTAVLGGAVALAGYHFLAGGSTAALTDPMAHQASWKGKPVNTIMPGIDFRTAADKARASVVLIQGQASDQLVNEKRKQQNDNNPMNQFFRNFMDDDMGSLFSFPFGGFNIPPGTGSGVIISPDGYIVTNNHVVDDYDIIDVTLFNDKKYKAQVIGKDPSTDLAVIRIDAQNLPVPMVGNSDEAQVGDWVLAIGNPYDKLRSTVTAGIISAKGRDIDILQGDENGRTIEEFIQTDAAVNPGNSGGALVDADGNLIGINTAIYSQTGSYVGYSFAIPSNLMQKVAAGLIKNGNVARVSLGVSMYEVNDEIAQELSLGVSSGLLVEQVEDRSSAQYAGILPNDVIVEVEGQKMKSFDDLKGFLDKAKSGDVINVKVWREGEVKSLDVRLKAKF
- a CDS encoding LytTR family transcriptional regulator DNA-binding domain-containing protein, whose protein sequence is MKILVVEDEMIIGAKISIYLTELGYEVTGVIPRAEEALLHVKDNVPDIALLDIRLKGAMDGIALGVILNEQHQIPVVFLTANTDDATFEEAKKARPYAFLAKPFGKQDLKRALELTLNLLSGESQSESSHFDDIPSSNQPLSDRFFVYDGEKRVRILFDHVLYIKAERNYCRIITESKEYLLSMPMKSLEGELPPDLFQRIHRSYIVNLKHVDEIDNQVVRLGSHSLTISQAFLKPFLQRIKSV